From Bacteroides uniformis:
GAGGAGCTTGAGAAGAATATTTTGTCCATTTATGCCAAACTGTATCATAAGTACGAAGCGGACAAGACATGCATTCCTAAAGGAAACTTGATAGAGGTGAAGTTTGAGGACTTCGAAGCGGATGCAATGGGAATGACTGAACATATCTACAAGGCTTTGTCCATTCCGGGCTTTGCAGAGGCACGTGCTGATATTGAAAAGTATGTAGGCGGAAAGAAAGGATATAAGAAGAATAAATACAAGTATGATGAGCGTACAGTGCAGTTGGTTCAGGATAACTGGAATTTTGCGCTGGAACAGTGGAAGTACGATTTATAATGATTGTCAATTATTAATGAGAGAAATGATTCAAAAGAAAGTTCGTATATTGGGAATGCTGTCTGCCATGCTCTGTTGCGGAGCAGTTTCTGCACAGCAGCACGAGGTAGAGATGATTCCTTTCGGAAATATGGATCAATGGATTGACCGCCAAATCAAGGAATCCGGTATTATTGGCGGTGCCACGAAGAATGTATATGCCATCGGGCCTACTGCTACTGTCACCGAGACCAAGGCATACAAGAATATGGGAGGTTCGCCGTGGGCGACATCCAATGTGATGGCCCGGGTAGCCGGTATCACGAAAACCAATACTTCTGTTTTCCCGGAAAAGCGAGGGGATGGTTTCTGTGCCCGTATGGACACCCGTATGGAGAGTGTGAAGGTTTTTGGAATAGTGGATATCACGGTGCTGGCTGCCGGCTCCATGTTTCTGGGTGAGGTGCACGAACCTATCAAGGGGACCAAGAATCCGCAGAAAATGCTGAATTCCGGCATACCGTTTACAAAGAAACCTATCGCCATACAGTTTGATTATAAAGTAAAGATGTCCGACCGCGAGAAGCGTATCCGTGCAACGGGCTTTAGCCGTATCACAGATGTGGAAGGAAAGGACTTCCCGGAAGTGAATCTGTTTCTGCAAAAGCGTTGGGAAGATGAGAAGGGGAATATCTATGCCAAGCGCGTAGGAACGATGGTCGTAAGATATTATACTACTACCGATTGGCATAATAATGCCACTTATTCCATCATGTACGGTGATATTACCGGTGACCCTGCGTACAAGGCCCACATGATGCGTCTTCAGGTTGAAGAACGCTATGCAGTTAATAGTAAAGGAGAGAGCGTACCTATTAAGGAGGTTGCCTGGGGGACGAAGGACGATGTGCCCACTCATTTGCTGTTGCAATTCACCTCTAGTCATGGTGGTGCTTATATAGGTTCTCCTGGCAATTCGCTATGGATTGACAATGTAAAATTGGTCTATTAGAATAAAAGCAGTTAAAGTTGATGTCATACTTTAGCTGCTTTTTTTATGGAGTCAACGAGACTTTGACTTACTTCTTATTTCAAATGAATTTTGTATGTCAGCCCTCCCGTGAAATATTTCATCCTCTGCATTTCGACCTGCACATGCAGATGCTTGAACAGCAGATAAGTGGCTCCCAAAGCAAAGTCCTTGGAGTCGTACTCCGCTATCACCCTCAACTGCGGATGGAAGGAGGGATTGTAGGTGACACCCAGTGCAAAGCCATTCAGTTTGTACTCCTTGCGGTTGTTGTAAAGGTAGGAAAGATGGACACCGATCTCCTCCTTACCCACAACGGGTATATGCTTGGAGGCGGCAATATAGAAACGGCTGTAATAGCCGTTACCTTCCGTGGTGCCTACCTGGCCGCCACCGGAAGAAGTGAACGGGTCGGACGTCCCCAGCACGACAGCCGGCATGTATTTCCAGAACTGCCCCTCCTTCAACACACGCAGACGGGCGGAAAAGTAGCGGTCCTGGTTCGTGAATCCGCTGTACCCGTATGGCTTCAATCCCAACGCCTCCGCCTTGAAGAGCGTACACGTGTAGGCCACTTCCAGAAAGGGGAAGATGGTGACGTTCAGGAAGTAGTTGTAGGTATGATAGTACCAGGTGGGCGGTGTGAGCTCCTTGTTCAGGAAGTTGCCGCCGACCATGAAAGTCTTGTCGCGCTGCATCTCCGCAGAGGGCGCATGCAACAGCCCGGTTGTACCATACGTCAACTGGGAAAAGGCCGAAAGGGAAAGGCTGCAAAACAGAACAATAAAGAATAGCTTAAACTTCATCATCACATATAAATTCAGTCGCTGATAAAAAATGGGTTGCTTTATAACATACATCGGACATAGTACCAAAAAAAGGCGTCTGAGTCCCAGACGCCTTCATTTTTAGAGTCTATTTGTCACTTGGAGTGTATTATTCCAGGATAACTACGCGGTTCAGGAAGTTCTTACCGAACATGTTTTCAGTACCACCGAATCCTACGAGTTCAAGCTGGTCCTTGTCAACACCCTGAGCAATCAAAGCGTCGTAAACAACCTGGGCACGCTTTTCGGACAGCTTCTGGTTCCAAGAAGCGCTACCGGTAGCCTTGTCTGCATAACCTGCAACTTTGTACTTCTTGTCCGGATTAGCCTTCAGAATCTTGGCAGCCAGTTCGATGTTAACCTTGCCATAGTCGTCCAGACGGGCGCTGCCAATCTTGAAGAAGATGGCACGCGGACCGGCAACTTCAACTTCCTTGGTCACTTCCTTAACTTCAGGTTTAGCGTTGGCCAGTGCATTCTTGCAGTTAGCCAGGTCAGCCTGAGCCTGAGCCAGTTCACTTCTATATCTGTTGATTTCCGCATTGACTGCGTCTTCGTCAATCTTAGAAACCGGAATAAACTTCTTACCGCCGAAGATGTAGCTAACACCTGCGGTCAGCATACCTGTACCTTCAGCCTTGCGATGGCTGCTGATATTACCGAAAATGGACGGAGCGATGGCACCGCGAGCTTCTACGTCAATGGTCCACTTGGTGTTGATATTGAACTTCAAGCCCAAACCGGCAGAAGCGCCTACACGTGCTCTAGCCTTTTCATCTCCATCAGGAATCATTGTTCCATCGTTTTGAATCAGCACATTTGCTGACTTTGCAACAGTTACTTGAGGACCCAAGAATCCATAAACTTCAAAGAAACGGTTAGGATTAACGCCTGCGAACAATGTAGAAAGATTGATCATTGCATCAATGTTACCACCAAAGTACGTCTTATTGTGTTCCCAATATGAGTTATCCAGACACAAGTGCTGAGTAACGCCATTGAACTGGGCACGTACACCCCATGTCGGAGTAATCAACTTACCAACTGATACGCTGAAATGCGGAGCCAATTTATTGAAACCATCATTGTTGATAGCGTGGACACCACCACCTACACTCACGAAAATATTATCGCTCCATTTCGGAGTGTAGTAGTTCGTTTTTTCTTGTGCATTCAGATTTGCTGCACAAGCGCCTGCTAATAATAAGGAGGCTATTACTAATTTACTTTTCATTATTCCTTTAGTTTAAAATTAAAATAATAACTAAAACTATTATTATTCAGCAGCACCGTCACCACCACCGGCATTGT
This genomic window contains:
- a CDS encoding PCMD domain-containing protein; this encodes MIQKKVRILGMLSAMLCCGAVSAQQHEVEMIPFGNMDQWIDRQIKESGIIGGATKNVYAIGPTATVTETKAYKNMGGSPWATSNVMARVAGITKTNTSVFPEKRGDGFCARMDTRMESVKVFGIVDITVLAAGSMFLGEVHEPIKGTKNPQKMLNSGIPFTKKPIAIQFDYKVKMSDREKRIRATGFSRITDVEGKDFPEVNLFLQKRWEDEKGNIYAKRVGTMVVRYYTTTDWHNNATYSIMYGDITGDPAYKAHMMRLQVEERYAVNSKGESVPIKEVAWGTKDDVPTHLLLQFTSSHGGAYIGSPGNSLWIDNVKLVY
- a CDS encoding OmpA family protein — translated: MKSKLVIASLLLAGACAANLNAQEKTNYYTPKWSDNIFVSVGGGVHAINNDGFNKLAPHFSVSVGKLITPTWGVRAQFNGVTQHLCLDNSYWEHNKTYFGGNIDAMINLSTLFAGVNPNRFFEVYGFLGPQVTVAKSANVLIQNDGTMIPDGDEKARARVGASAGLGLKFNINTKWTIDVEARGAIAPSIFGNISSHRKAEGTGMLTAGVSYIFGGKKFIPVSKIDEDAVNAEINRYRSELAQAQADLANCKNALANAKPEVKEVTKEVEVAGPRAIFFKIGSARLDDYGKVNIELAAKILKANPDKKYKVAGYADKATGSASWNQKLSEKRAQVVYDALIAQGVDKDQLELVGFGGTENMFGKNFLNRVVILE
- a CDS encoding YjbH domain-containing protein, with translation MMKFKLFFIVLFCSLSLSAFSQLTYGTTGLLHAPSAEMQRDKTFMVGGNFLNKELTPPTWYYHTYNYFLNVTIFPFLEVAYTCTLFKAEALGLKPYGYSGFTNQDRYFSARLRVLKEGQFWKYMPAVVLGTSDPFTSSGGGQVGTTEGNGYYSRFYIAASKHIPVVGKEEIGVHLSYLYNNRKEYKLNGFALGVTYNPSFHPQLRVIAEYDSKDFALGATYLLFKHLHVQVEMQRMKYFTGGLTYKIHLK